Proteins encoded within one genomic window of Bacillus thuringiensis:
- a CDS encoding MaoC family dehydratase: protein MNPFQEAQTVPELRYDEIQVGDQASLTKQITDEDVINFAKLTGDVNPIHILDSFAKTTMFKERIAHGMLVSSFISTILGTKLPGKNTIYLSQNVSFRAPVKIGDTLRVVAEVIKKRDDKKIITLQTNIYNQSDDIVVEGTATILKKE, encoded by the coding sequence ATGAATCCATTTCAAGAAGCACAAACTGTTCCAGAGCTTCGTTATGATGAGATTCAAGTCGGTGACCAAGCATCATTAACAAAACAAATTACGGATGAGGACGTTATCAATTTTGCAAAATTGACTGGAGATGTGAATCCCATTCATATTTTAGATTCGTTTGCAAAAACGACAATGTTTAAAGAACGTATTGCTCATGGCATGCTCGTTTCCAGTTTTATTTCTACCATTCTCGGAACGAAACTCCCTGGCAAAAATACGATTTATTTATCTCAAAACGTTTCATTCCGCGCTCCTGTCAAAATCGGCGATACACTTCGCGTTGTGGCAGAAGTCATCAAAAAACGGGATGATAAAAAAATCATTACATTACAAACAAACATTTATAATCAATCCGATGATATTGTCGTGGAAGGTACAGCGACAATACTGAAAAAAGAGTAG
- the phaQ gene encoding poly-beta-hydroxybutyrate-responsive repressor, giving the protein MLQNEPEQRESLENNQAKQPNSMPKNFLVPFLLLCLKDWSLHGYKLIQMLMDIGFSSVDQGNVYRTLRKLEKENLISSTWDTSDGGPAKRIYSLTEYGEQYLTTCATSFEHYQNMLRTFFTLYTNAFFPFSTSPEKDEKDSSSSPGGTAE; this is encoded by the coding sequence ATGCTACAAAATGAACCAGAACAACGCGAAAGTTTGGAGAACAACCAAGCAAAACAACCAAACTCCATGCCAAAAAACTTCTTAGTTCCCTTCTTACTTCTCTGTCTAAAAGACTGGAGTCTTCATGGTTACAAACTTATTCAAATGCTAATGGATATCGGCTTTTCTTCGGTTGACCAAGGCAATGTGTATAGAACACTACGCAAATTAGAAAAAGAAAATCTTATTTCTTCTACTTGGGATACAAGCGACGGAGGGCCAGCAAAAAGAATTTATTCTTTAACTGAATATGGAGAGCAATATTTAACAACATGCGCGACTTCTTTTGAGCATTACCAAAATATGCTGCGGACGTTTTTCACGTTATACACCAACGCATTCTTTCCATTTTCTACTTCTCCAGAAAAGGATGAAAAGGATTCTTCATCTTCACCTGGTGGTACAGCAGAGTAA
- the phaP gene encoding polyhydroxyalkanoic acid inclusion protein PhaP: protein METKPYELVDAFWKNWSQSLSLFSSAGKQLEQLTLETLKQQQDALHKLTSGVDELEKELHQFTAQFNNQYTDYVKQITGNSLNDQINEWQEKWNELSTQMHQLTVAPTKTSLSILTQTSGQFEETTKQFIEQQQSQREEVQKQLEVFLGEFKSKQLELAKQFEENSKNLFTSIK, encoded by the coding sequence ATGGAAACTAAGCCATACGAATTAGTCGATGCATTTTGGAAAAACTGGTCTCAATCTCTTTCCCTTTTCTCTTCAGCAGGGAAACAATTAGAGCAACTTACTTTAGAAACGTTAAAACAACAACAAGACGCTTTGCATAAATTAACATCAGGTGTAGATGAACTAGAAAAAGAACTACACCAATTCACTGCTCAGTTCAATAACCAATATACAGATTACGTGAAGCAAATAACTGGAAACTCCTTAAATGACCAAATTAACGAGTGGCAAGAAAAATGGAATGAGCTTTCTACTCAAATGCACCAACTTACTGTTGCTCCTACGAAAACATCTTTGTCTATTCTTACTCAAACAAGTGGGCAATTTGAAGAAACAACAAAGCAATTTATCGAGCAACAACAATCGCAACGTGAAGAGGTTCAAAAACAGTTAGAAGTTTTTTTGGGAGAGTTCAAGTCCAAACAACTAGAACTCGCAAAGCAGTTCGAGGAAAACTCAAAAAATCTATTTACTTCCATCAAGTAA
- a CDS encoding putative 2-aminoethylphosphonate ABC transporter ATP-binding protein, which produces MSEYLSIQHIQKQFDAFTALKDISFTVKKNEFVCLLGPSGCGKTTLLRILAGLEEATTGSIAVNGKDITALPPGKRNFGMVFQSYALFPNLTALENIEHGLKTKKYGKAEVKEKALEALELVDLLNVKDKYPAQMSGGQQQRVALARALALSPDILLLDEPLSALDAKVREKLRREMRDLQEKVGVTTIMVTHDQEEALTMADKIVVMNHAEIMQIGTPEEIYQRPANPFVADFIGSINFFSKNNEEHAIRPEHVIVVQNDGIKTVVESMEFRGSVYRTEVRVVEEKTHLYNEKIVVDILASEVEKTAIRKGKPIQISFSENHMLSYGKKVIV; this is translated from the coding sequence ATGAGCGAATATTTATCAATTCAACACATTCAAAAACAGTTTGATGCATTTACAGCGTTAAAAGATATTTCTTTTACTGTGAAAAAAAATGAGTTTGTATGTTTATTAGGCCCAAGTGGTTGTGGGAAAACGACATTGCTTCGAATTTTAGCAGGGTTAGAAGAGGCAACAACAGGTAGTATAGCTGTGAATGGAAAAGATATTACAGCATTACCTCCTGGAAAGAGGAACTTCGGAATGGTGTTTCAATCGTATGCATTATTTCCGAATTTAACAGCACTTGAAAATATTGAACACGGCTTAAAGACAAAAAAATATGGAAAAGCAGAAGTAAAAGAGAAAGCGTTGGAGGCGTTAGAACTAGTTGATTTACTGAATGTAAAAGATAAATATCCTGCTCAAATGTCTGGTGGACAACAGCAGCGAGTGGCACTTGCACGTGCGCTCGCTCTGTCTCCGGATATTTTGTTACTGGATGAGCCGTTATCTGCTTTAGATGCAAAAGTACGTGAAAAGTTACGTAGAGAAATGCGTGATTTGCAAGAAAAAGTAGGAGTAACAACTATTATGGTCACGCATGATCAAGAAGAGGCATTAACGATGGCTGATAAAATTGTTGTAATGAATCATGCGGAAATTATGCAGATTGGAACACCAGAGGAGATTTATCAAAGACCGGCCAATCCGTTTGTGGCAGATTTTATTGGTTCTATTAATTTCTTTTCGAAAAATAATGAAGAACATGCAATTCGTCCTGAACATGTAATAGTTGTACAAAATGATGGTATTAAAACGGTTGTGGAAAGCATGGAATTCCGAGGATCTGTATATCGGACAGAAGTGCGAGTCGTAGAAGAAAAAACACATCTTTATAACGAGAAAATTGTAGTGGATATATTGGCATCAGAAGTAGAAAAAACCGCTATTAGAAAAGGAAAACCGATTCAAATCTCTTTCTCAGAAAATCATATGTTGTCATATGGAAAGAAGGTCATTGTATAG
- the phaC gene encoding class III poly(R)-hydroxyalkanoic acid synthase subunit PhaC yields the protein MTTFATEWEKQLELYPEEYRKAYRRVKRASEILLREPEPQVGLTPKEVIWTKNKTKLYRYIPKQEKTQRVPILLIYALINKPYIMDLTPGNSLVEYLVDRGFDVYMLDWGTFGLEDSHLKFDDFVFDYIAKAVKKVMRTAKSDEISLLGYCMGGTLTSIYAALHPHMPIRNLIFMTSPFDFSETGLYGPLLDEKYFNLDKAVDTFGNIPPEMIDFGNKMLKPITNFVGPYVALVDRSENERFVESWRLVQKWVGDGIPFPGESYRQWIRDFYQNNKLVKGELVIRGQKVDLANIKANVLNISGKRDHIALPCQVEALLDHISSTDKQYVCLPTGHMSIVYGGTAVKQTYPMIGDWLDERSK from the coding sequence ATGACTACATTCGCAACAGAATGGGAAAAGCAATTAGAGCTATACCCAGAAGAGTACCGAAAAGCATACCGTCGAGTGAAAAGGGCGAGTGAAATTTTATTACGTGAACCAGAGCCACAAGTAGGATTAACACCGAAAGAGGTTATTTGGACAAAGAATAAGACGAAGCTTTATCGCTACATTCCAAAACAAGAAAAAACACAAAGAGTTCCAATTCTATTAATATATGCTCTTATTAATAAACCATATATTATGGACTTAACCCCTGGAAATAGTTTAGTGGAATATCTAGTGGACCGTGGTTTTGATGTGTATATGCTCGATTGGGGCACATTTGGTTTAGAAGATAGTCATTTGAAATTTGATGATTTCGTGTTTGATTATATTGCAAAAGCAGTAAAAAAAGTAATGCGAACTGCAAAATCGGACGAGATTTCTTTACTTGGTTATTGCATGGGTGGAACGCTAACATCTATTTATGCAGCACTGCATCCGCACATGCCAATTCGTAATTTAATTTTCATGACAAGTCCTTTTGATTTCTCTGAAACAGGATTGTATGGTCCTTTATTAGATGAGAAATACTTCAATTTAGATAAAGCGGTTGATACATTTGGAAATATTCCGCCAGAAATGATTGATTTCGGAAACAAAATGTTAAAGCCAATTACGAACTTTGTTGGTCCATATGTTGCTTTAGTAGATCGTTCAGAGAATGAGCGCTTCGTCGAAAGCTGGAGATTGGTTCAAAAGTGGGTTGGTGATGGCATTCCGTTCCCTGGTGAATCATACAGACAGTGGATTCGTGATTTTTATCAAAATAATAAGCTAGTTAAGGGTGAGCTCGTTATTCGTGGACAAAAGGTAGATCTTGCAAATATTAAGGCAAATGTCTTAAATATTTCCGGAAAACGTGATCATATTGCCCTACCATGTCAAGTAGAAGCATTGCTAGATCATATTTCTAGCACAGATAAACAATATGTATGTTTACCAACAGGGCATATGTCTATCGTTTACGGCGGAACAGCGGTAAAACAAACTTATCCGATGATTGGAGATTGGCTTGACGAGCGTTCGAAGTAA
- a CDS encoding putative 2-aminoethylphosphonate ABC transporter substrate-binding protein translates to MKKTIFKAVATGMVFSLLMGCGAKKEESAGAKVKDDKLSGSLTVYTAIEEELVPIYLDSFKKKYPDVKLNIVRDSTGVITAKLLAEGKNTQADVVWGTAASSLLALDKKDMLKGYSPKGADRVLPQFKDDKQPEKWVGNTAFMTGIAVNKEELKKKNLPMPESYEDLTKPEYKGTLVMPHPASSGTGFLTVSAWLQIMGEDKGWDYMKKLHDNMATYTHSGSKPAKLAGAGEYPVGVSMVYSALKEKQKGAPVEVVLPKEGLGWEVEANALIKKDNAKNEKLAQAFLDWAITDDVMKLYFEKNGFATIKNDYKLPDGFPKDVTEKLYKKNDFKWAAENRDKILEKWEKEFGQKAEPKK, encoded by the coding sequence GTGAAAAAAACAATCTTTAAAGCTGTAGCAACTGGAATGGTATTTTCGTTATTAATGGGGTGTGGTGCAAAGAAAGAAGAAAGTGCTGGAGCAAAAGTGAAAGATGATAAATTATCTGGATCATTAACTGTTTACACAGCAATCGAAGAAGAACTTGTACCAATTTATCTTGATTCTTTTAAAAAGAAATATCCAGATGTGAAATTGAACATTGTTCGTGATTCAACGGGAGTTATTACAGCGAAACTACTAGCTGAAGGAAAGAATACACAAGCAGATGTTGTATGGGGGACTGCTGCATCAAGCCTATTAGCTTTAGATAAAAAAGATATGTTAAAAGGATACTCTCCAAAAGGAGCAGATCGTGTTCTTCCACAATTTAAAGATGATAAGCAACCAGAAAAATGGGTAGGAAACACTGCATTTATGACAGGGATTGCTGTAAATAAAGAAGAATTAAAGAAGAAAAATTTACCGATGCCAGAATCATATGAAGACTTAACGAAACCAGAATATAAAGGAACGCTTGTTATGCCACATCCAGCTTCTTCTGGAACAGGATTTTTAACAGTTTCTGCATGGTTACAAATTATGGGTGAAGATAAAGGCTGGGATTACATGAAGAAACTTCATGATAATATGGCAACTTATACTCACTCAGGATCAAAACCAGCGAAATTAGCAGGCGCGGGTGAATATCCAGTAGGTGTATCGATGGTTTATAGTGCTTTGAAAGAGAAACAAAAAGGTGCACCAGTTGAAGTTGTATTGCCGAAAGAAGGATTAGGATGGGAAGTAGAAGCGAACGCACTTATTAAAAAAGATAATGCAAAAAATGAAAAATTAGCGCAAGCATTTTTAGATTGGGCAATTACTGATGATGTAATGAAGTTATACTTCGAGAAAAATGGATTTGCGACAATTAAAAATGATTATAAACTTCCAGATGGATTCCCTAAAGATGTAACAGAAAAGTTATACAAAAAGAATGACTTTAAATGGGCAGCAGAAAATCGCGACAAAATTTTAGAAAAATGGGAAAAAGAGTTTGGCCAAAAAGCAGAACCGAAAAAGTAA
- a CDS encoding DUF3905 domain-containing protein, producing MKKKDKIQSPILDETLPHQMNFPSFKGTGKKMQQPFINQYDVVIGDSKYNSENSPLNNWSDEVDPAIMAGEEWIHPTNDIGWISEENQELLKNEVDNKNDAFMHPQFGIND from the coding sequence TTGAAGAAGAAAGATAAGATTCAATCACCCATTTTAGATGAAACGCTCCCGCATCAAATGAATTTTCCATCTTTTAAAGGAACAGGAAAAAAGATGCAACAACCTTTCATAAACCAATATGACGTCGTAATCGGAGACAGTAAATATAATTCCGAGAACAGTCCGCTTAACAATTGGAGTGATGAAGTAGATCCTGCCATTATGGCTGGAGAAGAATGGATCCATCCTACAAATGATATTGGGTGGATTTCAGAAGAAAATCAAGAGTTACTAAAAAACGAAGTGGATAATAAGAATGACGCTTTTATGCATCCGCAATTTGGCATTAACGACTAA
- a CDS encoding acetoacetyl-CoA reductase: MVQLNGKVAIVTGGAKGIGKAITVALAQEGAKVVINYNSSKEAAENLVNELGKEGHDVYAVQADVSKVEDANRLVEEAVNHFGKVDILVNNAGITRDRTFKKLNREDWERVIDVNLSSVFNTTSAVLPYITEAEEGRIISISSIIGQAGGFGQTNYSAAKAGMLGFTKSLALELAKTNVTVNAICPGFIDTEMVAEVPEEVRQKIVAKIPKKRFGQADEIAKGVVYLCRDGAYITGQQLNINGGLYM; this comes from the coding sequence ATGGTTCAATTAAATGGAAAAGTAGCAATCGTAACAGGTGGGGCAAAAGGGATTGGTAAAGCGATTACAGTAGCGCTAGCACAAGAGGGAGCAAAAGTTGTTATTAACTATAATAGCAGTAAAGAAGCAGCTGAAAACTTAGTAAATGAACTAGGAAAAGAAGGACATGACGTTTATGCAGTTCAAGCGGATGTTTCTAAAGTAGAAGATGCAAACCGACTTGTAGAAGAAGCAGTGAATCATTTTGGTAAAGTTGATATTCTTGTTAATAATGCTGGTATTACAAGAGATCGTACATTCAAAAAGTTAAATCGTGAAGATTGGGAGCGCGTAATTGACGTGAACTTAAGCAGCGTATTTAATACGACTAGCGCTGTACTTCCATACATAACGGAAGCAGAAGAAGGAAGAATCATTAGCATTTCTTCTATTATTGGTCAAGCGGGTGGATTTGGACAAACAAACTATTCAGCAGCGAAAGCAGGTATGCTAGGATTTACAAAATCATTAGCATTAGAGCTTGCAAAAACAAATGTAACTGTAAACGCTATTTGCCCAGGATTTATTGATACTGAAATGGTAGCAGAAGTACCAGAAGAAGTACGCCAAAAAATCGTTGCTAAAATCCCGAAAAAACGTTTTGGTCAAGCTGATGAAATTGCAAAAGGTGTAGTATACCTATGCCGTGACGGTGCTTATATCACAGGTCAGCAATTAAACATTAACGGCGGATTATATATGTAA
- a CDS encoding NAD(P)/FAD-dependent oxidoreductase → MKLMTGKLFWNTGVSVPCYPLLENDMICDVLVVGSGEAGAHIAYSLAKIGMSVMLIEKRAIACGSTAANTGLLQFLHDKSLTSLIHTFGEEKGVRAYKLCYEALRTMENVVPTLDIDPHFIPRSSLYYASKSEDASFLQEEYNTLQNYGFPVEYFTEFDIKERYSFTKQAALYTHGDAEVNPYLLAHSLLHKANQMGATIHEHTEALHIKKRQNDLICYTKTGNRIVAKNIIMATGYEALFGKIEKNTTVETSYAVVTNEIDQFEGWHEQSLIWETARPYLYFRTYENRIIVGGLDEAMKIQPIGDTKLLHKRDILINIVKEMFPQYKNIQADYYWAAAFGGSHDGLPILKEDKKIHNLFYALPYGGNGTVYGMVFAKLFEQLFTNKGSENFSLFNR, encoded by the coding sequence ATGAAACTTATGACCGGTAAGTTGTTTTGGAATACAGGAGTTTCTGTACCTTGTTATCCACTGTTAGAAAATGATATGATATGTGATGTGCTTGTAGTAGGAAGTGGAGAAGCTGGTGCTCATATCGCGTATTCGTTAGCGAAAATTGGCATGAGTGTTATGCTCATTGAAAAACGAGCAATCGCCTGCGGTAGCACAGCTGCTAATACAGGTTTACTACAATTTCTTCATGATAAATCGTTAACCTCACTTATCCATACATTTGGTGAAGAAAAAGGGGTGCGAGCATATAAGCTTTGTTACGAAGCGTTACGAACAATGGAGAATGTTGTACCGACTCTCGATATTGATCCCCATTTTATTCCGCGAAGTAGTTTATATTATGCAAGTAAAAGTGAGGACGCCTCATTTTTACAAGAGGAGTACAATACGTTACAGAATTATGGATTTCCTGTTGAGTATTTTACAGAATTCGATATTAAGGAACGTTATTCCTTCACAAAACAAGCGGCATTATATACACACGGTGATGCTGAGGTGAATCCGTATTTATTAGCGCATAGCCTTTTACATAAGGCAAATCAAATGGGAGCCACAATACATGAACATACAGAGGCATTACATATAAAAAAACGCCAAAATGATTTAATTTGTTACACGAAAACAGGAAATCGCATTGTAGCAAAGAATATTATTATGGCGACAGGCTATGAAGCGCTTTTTGGAAAGATAGAAAAAAATACAACAGTAGAGACATCTTATGCGGTTGTGACAAATGAGATAGATCAATTTGAAGGATGGCATGAGCAATCATTAATTTGGGAAACAGCACGTCCTTACTTATATTTTCGGACGTATGAAAATCGCATTATTGTAGGTGGATTAGATGAAGCGATGAAAATTCAACCGATTGGTGACACAAAATTATTGCATAAGCGTGATATCCTTATTAACATTGTAAAAGAGATGTTCCCGCAGTATAAAAATATACAGGCAGACTACTATTGGGCAGCGGCATTTGGTGGTAGTCATGATGGTCTCCCGATTTTAAAAGAAGACAAAAAGATACATAATTTGTTTTACGCATTACCGTATGGAGGTAATGGAACGGTGTATGGAATGGTATTTGCCAAATTATTCGAGCAGTTGTTCACAAATAAAGGAAGTGAAAATTTTTCTTTATTTAATCGATAG
- a CDS encoding putative 2-aminoethylphosphonate ABC transporter permease subunit, protein MEMLENFKVESTKKKIKRRIGKEEWIQRLLIIGMLLAFLIMLVLPLLQLFTQAFYDKDGAFIGVANFSKYFTTPTLVQSLQNTIWISGATTIIAVTLAFAYAYAIARTNVFGKRVFQYVALLPLFAPTMMHGIALTYLFGNQGLVTKGMFGLFEGIQIPLYGPVGIVMAEVMYTFPQAFLILLIAFQGSDYRLYEASNMLGASKTKQFFTVTLPSVKYGLISAMFVVFTLSFTDFGAPKIVGGQYNVLATDVYKQVIGQQNMPMGATVGMILLIPAIFAFAVDRITQRKQANLLSSKSVPYRIINNKKRDVISFAYCSVVTLMIILLFVAVGIAASVKVWPYNMSFTFEHFNFSSLTGDGLEAFKNSVIVSAITAVIGAVLTFMFAYAIEKIDQLQFFRKAGYFFSIVPLAIPGLVLGLGYVFFFSQPTIQIFGLSVTNPFHSLYGTIAVLVLVNIIHFYSVTFVTATTALKKLDREFELVSQSMGIPFYKTFFRVTVPMCLPAILEMVMYYFVNSMVTVSAVVFLYAADFKLAAVSIVNMDDAGNVAPAAAMSVLIVVTNIVVRVVYEWGTKALRNRTSQWQKR, encoded by the coding sequence ATGGAGATGTTAGAAAATTTCAAGGTAGAAAGTACGAAAAAAAAGATTAAGAGACGTATTGGTAAAGAAGAGTGGATACAAAGACTATTAATTATTGGTATGCTTCTTGCTTTTTTGATCATGCTTGTATTACCCCTATTACAATTGTTTACACAAGCTTTTTACGATAAAGATGGAGCTTTCATTGGCGTTGCGAATTTTAGTAAATATTTCACAACACCGACGCTAGTTCAATCATTACAAAATACGATATGGATTTCGGGCGCGACAACAATTATTGCAGTGACACTCGCTTTCGCTTACGCCTATGCGATTGCTCGTACGAATGTGTTTGGAAAGCGTGTATTTCAATATGTTGCGTTGTTACCACTATTCGCACCAACGATGATGCACGGTATCGCACTGACATATTTATTTGGTAATCAAGGGCTAGTAACGAAAGGAATGTTTGGTTTGTTTGAAGGGATACAAATCCCTTTATATGGACCAGTAGGAATTGTGATGGCTGAAGTCATGTATACATTTCCGCAAGCATTTCTTATATTATTAATTGCTTTTCAAGGTTCTGATTATCGTTTATATGAAGCTTCTAATATGTTAGGAGCGAGTAAAACAAAGCAATTTTTCACTGTTACTTTACCTAGTGTAAAGTACGGATTAATTAGTGCGATGTTCGTTGTGTTTACACTTAGTTTCACTGATTTTGGAGCACCAAAAATTGTTGGCGGACAATATAATGTACTTGCTACTGATGTATATAAGCAAGTAATTGGGCAACAGAATATGCCAATGGGTGCAACTGTCGGAATGATTTTATTAATCCCTGCTATATTTGCATTTGCAGTTGATCGTATTACGCAAAGAAAGCAGGCGAATCTCTTATCTTCCAAATCAGTACCTTACAGAATAATAAATAATAAGAAACGAGATGTTATTTCATTCGCATATTGTAGCGTAGTAACGCTTATGATCATTCTATTATTTGTGGCAGTTGGTATTGCGGCAAGTGTGAAAGTATGGCCATATAATATGAGCTTTACATTTGAGCATTTTAATTTTTCTAGTTTAACAGGAGATGGACTTGAAGCGTTTAAAAATAGCGTAATTGTTTCAGCAATCACAGCGGTTATTGGAGCGGTTTTAACATTTATGTTCGCTTATGCGATTGAGAAAATAGATCAGCTACAATTTTTCCGAAAAGCAGGTTACTTTTTCTCTATTGTCCCTTTAGCGATACCAGGTTTAGTACTTGGGTTAGGCTATGTCTTCTTCTTTAGTCAACCAACCATACAAATCTTTGGACTTTCCGTAACGAATCCGTTTCATTCTCTATACGGAACAATCGCTGTGCTAGTACTAGTCAATATCATTCATTTTTATTCTGTAACATTTGTTACGGCAACGACAGCTTTAAAGAAATTAGATCGAGAGTTTGAACTTGTTTCACAGTCGATGGGAATTCCGTTTTATAAAACATTCTTTCGAGTAACAGTACCGATGTGTTTACCGGCGATTTTAGAAATGGTAATGTACTACTTCGTAAATTCAATGGTAACTGTTTCGGCAGTCGTATTCCTATATGCAGCTGATTTTAAACTAGCTGCTGTATCAATTGTAAACATGGATGATGCAGGAAATGTAGCACCAGCAGCTGCAATGAGTGTACTTATTGTTGTTACAAATATTGTAGTAAGAGTTGTATATGAATGGGGAACGAAAGCACTTCGTAACCGAACTTCACAATGGCAAAAAAGATAA
- a CDS encoding TrkH family potassium uptake protein: MRDIKKFLQKLRPVQLIVLFYLLAVVVSVILLSFPFVTKAGVKWTFIDALFTSVSAVSVTGLSVVTISDTFTTAGIIMLALILQLGGLGIMALGTFVWIITGKKIGLQRRRLIMADHNQGNLSGLVELMRSILIVIISIELIGAILLGTRFLLYFPTWQEAYFHGFFAAVSATTNGGFDLTGQSLIPYKKDYIVQMIHMLLIILGAIGFPVLMEVKQFLSKRRQQLFRFSLFTKLTTTTFFALVIVGTIMIFLLERNQFLAGKSWHETVFYTLFQSVTTRSGGLATMDIRELSQPTLLFMSILMFIGASPSSVGGGIRTTTFAVSILSLYTFARGGRTVRVFKRQLHEEDVLKASVVMTMGILLCATALFILSITENVPLMSLIVEVCSAFGTTGLSTGVTPDLTTVGKLVLIVLMFIGRVGILTFILASGGREQPPRYKYPKERIIIG, translated from the coding sequence ATGAGAGATATAAAAAAGTTTTTACAAAAATTACGTCCTGTACAACTCATTGTTTTGTTTTATTTATTAGCAGTAGTTGTATCGGTGATATTGCTTAGTTTCCCGTTTGTTACGAAGGCTGGTGTGAAATGGACATTTATCGATGCACTTTTTACATCTGTTAGTGCGGTAAGTGTTACGGGATTGTCTGTTGTTACGATTTCAGATACATTTACTACGGCGGGAATTATTATGTTAGCCCTTATTTTACAATTAGGCGGCTTAGGAATTATGGCACTTGGTACGTTCGTTTGGATTATAACAGGGAAAAAGATTGGTTTGCAGAGAAGAAGGCTCATTATGGCAGACCATAATCAAGGGAATTTATCAGGCCTTGTAGAATTGATGCGTTCTATTTTAATTGTAATTATTTCGATAGAACTTATTGGAGCAATATTATTAGGTACAAGATTCTTACTTTACTTTCCAACTTGGCAAGAAGCTTATTTTCACGGTTTCTTTGCGGCTGTTAGTGCAACCACGAATGGCGGATTTGATTTAACAGGGCAATCGCTAATTCCGTATAAGAAAGATTATATTGTTCAAATGATTCATATGTTACTTATTATTTTAGGAGCAATTGGTTTTCCTGTATTAATGGAAGTGAAACAATTCCTTAGTAAAAGGAGACAGCAACTATTTCGTTTTTCGTTATTTACAAAATTGACGACAACAACATTTTTTGCACTCGTTATCGTTGGAACAATTATGATTTTTTTGTTAGAGCGAAACCAGTTTTTAGCAGGAAAGTCATGGCATGAAACAGTTTTCTATACATTATTCCAATCTGTGACGACGCGAAGTGGTGGGCTTGCTACGATGGATATACGTGAATTGTCACAACCGACGCTTTTATTTATGAGTATATTAATGTTTATAGGAGCATCTCCAAGTTCGGTTGGGGGCGGAATACGTACAACAACATTTGCTGTTAGTATATTGTCACTATACACCTTTGCAAGGGGCGGTAGAACAGTTAGAGTCTTCAAACGTCAGCTACATGAAGAGGATGTACTGAAAGCATCTGTCGTTATGACGATGGGGATTTTGTTATGTGCTACTGCGCTATTCATTTTATCTATTACGGAAAATGTACCGCTTATGAGCTTAATTGTTGAAGTTTGTTCTGCTTTCGGAACGACGGGACTATCAACAGGTGTTACGCCTGATTTAACAACTGTTGGTAAACTTGTACTTATTGTACTTATGTTTATCGGGCGTGTTGGTATTTTAACATTTATTTTAGCTAGTGGCGGAAGAGAACAGCCACCTCGCTATAAATATCCGAAAGAGAGAATTATTATTGGCTAG
- the phaR gene encoding polyhydroxyalkanoic acid synthase subunit PhaR, which produces MIDQKFDPLQAWKNAYEQTETFWGKALNETIKTEEYSAWMGSVLDLNLFYQKALNDTTKNYLEQVNVPTKEDIARVATLVINLENKVDNIEEVLEEKVDSLGQAPTLKRDVTKVKQDLRTLETKVDQILELLEKQNAVLAKLQEPVKEEVKPTNKPENKK; this is translated from the coding sequence GTGATTGATCAAAAATTCGATCCACTACAAGCATGGAAAAATGCTTATGAACAAACCGAAACATTTTGGGGAAAAGCGCTCAATGAAACAATTAAAACAGAAGAATATTCTGCTTGGATGGGCAGTGTTCTAGATTTGAATTTGTTTTATCAAAAAGCATTAAATGATACAACAAAAAACTATTTAGAGCAGGTAAATGTGCCTACGAAAGAGGATATCGCTAGAGTGGCTACGCTTGTTATTAACTTAGAAAATAAAGTAGATAACATTGAGGAAGTTCTAGAAGAGAAAGTGGATTCATTAGGACAGGCTCCTACATTAAAGCGTGATGTTACGAAAGTAAAACAAGATCTTCGCACATTAGAAACGAAAGTTGATCAAATTTTAGAATTGCTAGAAAAGCAAAATGCAGTACTAGCGAAACTACAAGAACCTGTAAAAGAAGAAGTAAAACCTACGAATAAGCCAGAAAATAAAAAGTGA